One window of Cellulomonas shaoxiangyii genomic DNA carries:
- a CDS encoding ABC transporter permease has translation MSFEVQRPAPVPTEVPAQAPDGAATPADRRAARALGRGRWPQRLRVRSVHGIWRQPAVVLAITLIVGWLAVAATASWLAPYDPVAQSPELYAAPSGAHAFGTDELGRDVLSRVLHGARLSLPLAFVIVLGSLAIGGLLGLVAGYLGKAVDEVIMRVTDLFFAFPQIILAMAVSAAFGPSTRNAVLALILVSWPTYTRVIRSAVLSIRGSDYLAAARMLGVGPVRALRRDVVPNSVGPAVVLATLELGNAVLMLAALSFLGLGPRPPAAEWGAMIAGGSRDLSMWWVSVFPGLAILTVVLAFNVLGDALRDRLDPRHAKGMS, from the coding sequence ATGAGCTTCGAGGTGCAGCGTCCCGCCCCCGTCCCGACCGAGGTGCCCGCGCAGGCCCCGGACGGTGCGGCGACCCCCGCGGACCGGCGTGCGGCGCGCGCCCTGGGCCGCGGGCGCTGGCCCCAGCGCCTGCGGGTGCGGTCGGTGCACGGCATCTGGCGCCAGCCCGCCGTCGTCCTCGCGATCACGCTCATCGTCGGCTGGCTCGCGGTCGCCGCCACCGCGTCGTGGCTGGCCCCGTACGACCCGGTCGCCCAGTCGCCCGAGCTGTACGCCGCACCCTCCGGCGCGCACGCCTTCGGCACCGACGAGCTGGGCCGCGACGTGCTGAGCCGCGTGCTGCACGGTGCGCGCCTGTCCCTGCCGCTCGCGTTCGTCATCGTCCTCGGGTCGCTCGCCATCGGCGGGCTGCTCGGCCTCGTCGCCGGCTACCTCGGCAAGGCCGTCGACGAGGTGATCATGCGCGTGACCGACCTGTTCTTCGCGTTCCCGCAGATCATCCTCGCGATGGCGGTCTCCGCCGCGTTCGGCCCGAGCACCCGCAACGCCGTCCTCGCGCTGATCCTCGTGTCCTGGCCGACGTACACGCGGGTCATCCGGTCCGCCGTCCTGAGCATCCGCGGGTCGGACTACCTCGCCGCGGCCCGCATGCTCGGCGTCGGGCCGGTGCGGGCGCTGCGCCGCGACGTCGTGCCCAACTCGGTGGGTCCCGCCGTCGTGCTGGCCACGCTCGAGCTCGGCAACGCCGTCCTCATGCTCGCCGCGCTCTCGTTCCTCGGTCTCGGCCCCCGTCCCCCGGCGGCCGAGTGGGGCGCGATGATCGCCGGTGGCTCGCGCGACCTGTCGATGTGGTGGGTCAGCGTCTTCCCCGGTCTGGCGATCCTCACCGTCGTGCTCGCGTTCAACGTGCTCGGCGACGCGCTGCGCGACCGCCTCGACCCCCGGCACGCGAAGGGCATGTCATGA